Genomic segment of Syntrophorhabdus sp.:
CGGAAGTTTGCAGGTCTTCCACATACCGCGCCTCGGCCTCGGATTCTGTTTCCAGCCGTCTCCGCTCAGCAAAGGCGTCGTACTGCACCTCCGCCCATTCGAGAGCCTCGTTGCGGCTGACCATACCCGGCCCGGAGAGTACCGGCAGTTCGGTATCGCGGAGGAACTTGTCGAGGAAGATCTCCCAATCGCGCATGCTGATGTCCTGTCGCCGCTGGGCGCGGAACTCGGCTTGGTCCAAGAACATCACCGTGATGCGGTTGAGCGTGTCGATCTCTTCGGTATCGAGGTAGTTCTTGGCCGTGCCCACATCGCGTTTCAGCACCCGGCCACCTTTCCACGAGGTCAGGCCCATGTTGGTCCTGCCTGCGTCCGCTCGCCTCCGGACGATCTCCGCAGCCGTCATGCCGGTGGCGGCATGGTGCATCTTGTTCTGCATGGTGGCGAAAAAGCGTTGTGTTTCCTCCTCGCCTTCCCGGTAGTCACAGGCCAGCGCGAAGATCTCCCGGATGCGTTGGTAGACGCGTGCTTCACTGGCGCGAATCTCTCGGATGCGCGCAAGCAGTTCATCAAAGTAGTCCACCAGCCCACTGCCACCCTTGAGCCGTTCGTCGTCGAGCGTAAACCCCTTGACGACGTATTCACGAAGGCGAACCGTGGCCCACTGGCGGAACCGGGTAGCAACGCCGGACTTGACCCGGTAACCTACCGCAATGATCATGTCCAGGTTGTAATAATCTAGCGGTCGCTTGACCGTCCGCGAGCCCTCCGGGCGAACTGTCAAGTATTTCTTGACGGTTGCCTCCGGGTCGAGTTCGCCCTCTTCATAAATATTTTGTATGTGCAGGCTTATGTTCTGCTTGGTGGTTTGGTACAGCTCTGCCATCAGGTTCTGTGTCAACCAGACGGTCTCATCCTGCAGCCGCACCTCAAGGCGGGTCGTGCCGGATTCCACCTGATAGATGACAATCTGAGAGTCGCCGGGGGCGGGCAGGTTCTTAATCATTCTGTTACCTCTGTCAGCATATCCGCTATTTCCTTCTCGATCTTCTTGAGGTCTGCCTCGATCTCCTCCAGCGGCCGCGGTGGCACATACCGGTAGAAATACCGGTTGAAGTTGATCTCGTACCCGATCTTGGTCTTGCTGTGATCGATCCATGCGTCGGGCACGTGCGGCAGGACCTCGCGCTTCATGTATTCTTCCACATCCTCCTTAAGAGGGACGTTCTCATAATCGCGCAAATCCGGGTCCGGCTCAGGTTTCCCCTTCCCATCAACACAGACATCCGCCGTCTCGTCACGTTCGGACAGTGCCATAAGAATGGCCTTGAACAACGGCGCCGGGATCTTCAGACCCGTCCTGTTGAAGGCCTCCTTCATCAGGTCGGAGAACTCCTCTCGGTTCCTGACCACACCTTTCGATGCCAGTCCTGACAGGGCCTCGAGTATCGCCTCCTGGAGCTTCTTCCCCTCATCGATCTCGGCTTCCATCCCTTTTAGGTCCTTGCGCTTCTTGCTGGACGCGAGGCCGGCAAAAGCGTTCGCCTCTCTCACGCGGGCAAGCCGCTCCTCATCGACGGCAAAGTTGAGCTTCAGGGGCCTCTCCACGGTGATGCGGCGGTATCCGAAGTCCTCGTTGTCGAAAATGCGGACCTGCTCGCCTTCCTTGAAATCCCCGTACAGGCGGGTGATGTCCCCCCGCTGATCCTCGCAAACCTCGTTGCGCTTATTCCCCAGGGACCTACGCATCTTCTTGAAGAATGCTGTGCCGTCGACAAGCTGTATCTTGCCCCTGCGCTTCGGTTCCTTCCTGTTCGTTACGATCCAGAGGTAGGTGGATATCCCGGTGTTGTAGAAAAGCTGATCAGGGAGGGCCACGATGGCCTCGAGCCAGTCGTTCTCGATGATCCAGCGGCGGATGTCACTCTCGCCGGAGCCGGCACTTCCCGTAAAGAGGGGGGAACCGTTGAAGACGATAGCCAGGCGGGTACCGCCCTCCTTCGGGTCCTTCCTCTTGCTGATCATGTGCAGGAGGAACAGCAGGGAGCCGTCATTGATCCGGGGAAGCCCTGCCCCGAAACGGCCTCCGAACCCC
This window contains:
- a CDS encoding virulence RhuM family protein, encoding MIKNLPAPGDSQIVIYQVESGTTRLEVRLQDETVWLTQNLMAELYQTTKQNISLHIQNIYEEGELDPEATVKKYLTVRPEGSRTVKRPLDYYNLDMIIAVGYRVKSGVATRFRQWATVRLREYVVKGFTLDDERLKGGSGLVDYFDELLARIREIRASEARVYQRIREIFALACDYREGEEETQRFFATMQNKMHHAATGMTAAEIVRRRADAGRTNMGLTSWKGGRVLKRDVGTAKNYLDTEEIDTLNRITVMFLDQAEFRAQRRQDISMRDWEIFLDKFLRDTELPVLSGPGMVSRNEALEWAEVQYDAFAERRRLETESEAEARYVEDLQTSAKTLETERKEQPGKKKRQSKGGKYGPGKGDNS
- a CDS encoding SAM-dependent DNA methyltransferase — its product is MNNFNEKTSFIWSVADLLRGPYRPNQYKDVMLPLTVLRRLDCVLEPTKDKVLKEQEKLSGGKVKDIGPILCRVTGMPFYNTSLFTFEKLKGDPAHIEANLVNYIKGFSARAGEIIEHFGFEEHITRLEKADRLYLVVSKFCDIDLHPSAVSNLEMGYIFEELIRRFNEASNEEAGDHFTPREVIRLMVDLLFLPDSDILTTKGIVRTLYDPACGTGGMLSVSEEYVRELNPDANLKVFGQDYNAQAYAICGSDMMIKGQEIENIAFGNSFTDDRFPNHRFEYMLANPPFGVEWKPEAEVIKREHEEQGFGGRFGAGLPRINDGSLLFLLHMISKRKDPKEGGTRLAIVFNGSPLFTGSAGSGESDIRRWIIENDWLEAIVALPDQLFYNTGISTYLWIVTNRKEPKRRGKIQLVDGTAFFKKMRRSLGNKRNEVCEDQRGDITRLYGDFKEGEQVRIFDNEDFGYRRITVERPLKLNFAVDEERLARVREANAFAGLASSKKRKDLKGMEAEIDEGKKLQEAILEALSGLASKGVVRNREEFSDLMKEAFNRTGLKIPAPLFKAILMALSERDETADVCVDGKGKPEPDPDLRDYENVPLKEDVEEYMKREVLPHVPDAWIDHSKTKIGYEINFNRYFYRYVPPRPLEEIEADLKKIEKEIADMLTEVTE